Proteins encoded in a region of the Photobacterium angustum genome:
- the torA gene encoding trimethylamine-N-oxide reductase TorA — translation MATQTNKTGISRRRFLSGLAMASAASVVGTSLLAPRKAMAAEEAKAAFSGEVLSGSHWGAFRAKVVDGVWTETTPFEKDKNPTDMIQAVREVVYNPARVKYPMVRIDWLKQGYKSDTTQRGNNRFVRVPWSQALDFFYHEMERVQNNFGPSALYSGHTGWQSVGKLHNAGTMMKRGVGLHGTTLGKMGDYSTGAAQVILPYVAGAMEVYEQQTSWPLVLEHTDTIVIWASDPIKNLQVGWLVPDHSPYQYYEQLAEKVKNKEIKVIYVDPVVSSTQKVVGGEQIRVNPQTDVPLMLAIAHTLYTENLYNKDFIADYTTGLDKFMPYVLGKTDGVVKNPEWAEKICGIKADDIRALARTMASGRTQIIGGWCLQRMQHGEQYAWMLVVLAAMLGQIGLPGGGFGFGWHYNDAGSITSNGPLMSGFSGVTGVAPIHNGSYDGYSTFIPVARFVDCIDNPGKTINYNGQKIKYPVMKMAIFSGNNPFGHHQDRNKMIKAWTKLETVVSIEHQWTATCRFADIVLPATTTYERNDIEQYGNHSNAGIIALRKIVEPMYESKDDFEIFRELCSRFNREEAFTGGKTQMEIIEEIYNGARLQGRGLGVRMPNFKKFWDGEGFIEFPAGKEWVRHESFRKEPDLEPLGTSSGMIEIYCKTIADMGYKDCQGHPMWFEKTERSHGGPRSDRFPINMQSTHPKDRLHSQLCSSTDFRATYAVAEREPIFINTQDAAARGIKSGDIVRVYNDRGQVLAGAVVTDDYLPGVCRLQEGAWYSPLEGGKVGTICTYGDPNVLTEDIGTSSLAQATSAAAALVQIEKYTGVVPAVTGFNGPIYEEGIDPLFPAMDK, via the coding sequence ATGGCGACTCAAACTAATAAAACTGGCATCTCACGCCGCCGCTTCCTATCTGGCCTTGCAATGGCAAGTGCTGCATCGGTTGTAGGTACAAGCCTTCTTGCTCCTCGTAAAGCAATGGCTGCTGAAGAAGCAAAAGCTGCGTTCTCTGGCGAAGTGTTATCTGGCTCTCACTGGGGTGCATTCCGCGCTAAAGTTGTTGACGGTGTTTGGACTGAAACAACGCCATTTGAAAAAGACAAGAACCCAACAGATATGATCCAAGCGGTACGTGAAGTGGTTTATAACCCTGCACGTGTTAAATACCCAATGGTACGTATTGATTGGCTAAAGCAAGGCTACAAGTCAGATACAACACAACGTGGTAATAACCGTTTTGTACGTGTGCCATGGTCTCAAGCGTTAGACTTCTTCTACCATGAGATGGAGCGTGTTCAGAACAACTTCGGTCCAAGTGCACTGTACTCTGGTCACACAGGCTGGCAATCAGTGGGTAAACTGCATAACGCAGGTACCATGATGAAGCGTGGTGTTGGTCTTCACGGTACTACCCTAGGTAAAATGGGTGACTACTCAACAGGTGCTGCTCAGGTAATTCTTCCTTACGTTGCTGGCGCAATGGAAGTTTACGAGCAACAAACATCATGGCCACTCGTACTTGAACACACTGACACTATCGTTATTTGGGCATCTGACCCAATTAAAAACCTGCAAGTGGGTTGGTTAGTACCAGACCACAGCCCATACCAGTACTATGAGCAACTTGCAGAAAAAGTGAAGAATAAAGAAATCAAAGTGATCTACGTCGATCCTGTGGTTTCTAGCACTCAAAAAGTGGTTGGTGGTGAGCAGATCCGTGTTAACCCACAGACTGATGTTCCATTAATGCTTGCTATTGCACATACGCTATACACTGAAAACTTATATAACAAAGACTTCATTGCTGATTACACAACTGGTCTTGATAAGTTCATGCCTTACGTTCTTGGTAAGACTGACGGTGTTGTTAAGAACCCTGAGTGGGCTGAAAAGATCTGTGGTATCAAAGCTGATGATATCCGTGCTCTTGCGCGCACAATGGCAAGCGGCCGTACGCAAATCATCGGTGGCTGGTGTCTACAACGTATGCAGCACGGTGAACAGTACGCGTGGATGCTAGTTGTACTTGCAGCAATGCTAGGTCAAATCGGTCTACCAGGTGGTGGTTTCGGCTTCGGCTGGCACTACAATGATGCAGGTTCAATCACCTCGAATGGCCCACTAATGTCTGGCTTTAGTGGTGTTACAGGTGTTGCTCCAATTCATAACGGTTCATACGACGGTTACTCTACTTTCATTCCAGTTGCTCGCTTTGTTGATTGTATCGACAACCCAGGCAAGACTATTAACTACAATGGTCAGAAGATTAAGTACCCTGTTATGAAGATGGCGATCTTCAGTGGTAACAACCCATTTGGTCACCACCAAGATCGTAACAAGATGATCAAGGCTTGGACTAAGTTAGAAACTGTTGTATCGATTGAACACCAGTGGACAGCAACTTGTCGTTTTGCAGATATCGTATTACCTGCAACAACTACATACGAGCGTAACGATATCGAGCAGTACGGTAACCACTCTAACGCAGGTATTATTGCCCTACGTAAGATTGTTGAGCCTATGTACGAATCTAAAGATGACTTTGAGATTTTCCGTGAGCTATGTTCTCGCTTTAACCGCGAAGAAGCATTCACTGGCGGTAAGACGCAAATGGAAATCATTGAAGAGATCTACAACGGTGCGCGTCTGCAAGGTCGTGGTCTAGGTGTTCGTATGCCTAACTTCAAGAAGTTCTGGGATGGTGAAGGTTTCATCGAGTTCCCTGCGGGTAAAGAGTGGGTTCGCCACGAATCATTCCGTAAAGAACCTGACCTTGAGCCACTAGGTACGTCTTCAGGTATGATCGAAATCTACTGTAAGACTATCGCAGATATGGGTTACAAAGACTGTCAAGGTCACCCAATGTGGTTTGAAAAGACTGAACGTAGTCATGGTGGTCCTCGCTCTGATCGCTTCCCGATCAACATGCAGAGTACGCACCCGAAAGATCGTCTACACTCACAGTTATGTTCGTCAACGGATTTCCGTGCGACTTACGCCGTTGCTGAGCGTGAGCCTATCTTTATCAACACTCAAGATGCTGCTGCTCGTGGTATCAAATCTGGCGATATCGTACGTGTATACAACGATCGTGGTCAGGTATTAGCAGGTGCTGTTGTAACAGATGATTACCTACCAGGTGTTTGTCGTCTACAAGAAGGCGCATGGTACAGCCCATTAGAAGGCGGTAAAGTGGGTACTATCTGTACTTACGGTGATCCAAACGTATTAACAGAAGACATCGGTACCTCTAGCCTAGCGCAAGCAACATCTGCTGCTGCTGCCCTAGTTCAGATCGAGAAGTACACAGGTGTTGTTCCTGCAGTAACAGGCTTTAACGGTCCTATCTACGAAGAAGGTATCGACCCACTGTTCCCAGCTATGGATAAGTAA
- a CDS encoding hydrogenase small subunit, which translates to MDSHAALFELGKKRLAELRAMKPLREESFKDKLEQNGITRRDFMIWSATITSLLALPLPFSTMVAEAAELSDRVPLIWLSLAECTGCSESLTRTTTPDISTLLFEHVSLEYQEVLMAAAGQQAEENLENAMKAYKGKYLLAAEGAVPTANNGIYLTLGSKAETGMSLIKRVANDAAAVICVGTCSSFGGVQAARPNPTGAKSVGAVIDRPVINVAGCPPNPANITGTLMYYIMFGRLPALDMFNRPKWAYGARVHDNCERRGHFDAGEFVTEFGDDNAKQGYCLFKMGCKGPYTYNNCPTERFNAHTSWPVLAGHGCIGCSEPDFWDEMAYFEKPLSRQPLHGLDATADTIGAVTLGVTAVGIGAHAVSSIFAKKVEE; encoded by the coding sequence ATGGACTCGCATGCAGCCCTTTTCGAACTAGGCAAGAAGCGTCTTGCAGAGTTACGAGCAATGAAACCTCTTCGTGAGGAATCATTCAAAGACAAATTAGAACAAAATGGCATTACCCGTCGTGACTTCATGATTTGGAGTGCCACTATTACATCCCTACTGGCTTTACCTTTACCGTTTAGCACCATGGTTGCAGAAGCTGCAGAGCTTTCCGATCGCGTGCCTCTTATCTGGTTAAGCCTTGCAGAATGTACTGGCTGTTCTGAATCACTAACACGTACAACCACTCCAGATATTAGTACTCTTTTATTTGAACATGTTTCTCTTGAATACCAAGAAGTATTAATGGCAGCGGCTGGTCAACAAGCTGAAGAAAACCTTGAAAACGCAATGAAAGCGTACAAAGGCAAATACCTATTAGCAGCAGAAGGTGCGGTTCCTACTGCTAATAACGGTATTTATCTTACGCTTGGCAGCAAAGCTGAAACTGGTATGTCACTGATTAAACGTGTGGCTAACGATGCAGCAGCCGTTATTTGTGTGGGTACTTGTTCTTCTTTTGGTGGTGTACAGGCAGCTCGTCCTAACCCAACGGGTGCGAAAAGCGTAGGTGCTGTGATTGATCGCCCAGTGATCAACGTTGCAGGTTGCCCACCAAACCCAGCCAACATCACGGGTACATTGATGTACTACATTATGTTTGGTCGTCTTCCTGCTCTTGATATGTTTAACCGTCCTAAGTGGGCATATGGCGCACGTGTGCATGATAACTGTGAGCGTCGTGGTCACTTTGATGCGGGTGAATTTGTAACTGAATTTGGTGATGACAACGCTAAGCAAGGTTACTGCTTATTTAAGATGGGTTGTAAAGGTCCATACACTTACAACAACTGTCCTACAGAGCGCTTTAACGCGCACACAAGCTGGCCTGTTCTTGCAGGTCATGGCTGCATTGGATGTTCTGAACCAGATTTTTGGGATGAAATGGCGTATTTCGAAAAACCATTAAGCCGTCAGCCTTTACATGGTTTAGATGCCACTGCCGATACCATTGGCGCAGTGACATTAGGCGTTACTGCTGTAGGTATTGGTGCTCACGCAGTGAGTAGTATTTTTGCAAAGAAAGTCGAGGAATAA
- the torD gene encoding molecular chaperone TorD yields MQEFIAFNEQRAEIYWWMSSLFARELTDADLHEYHGGEMYTFLSGLGMTEELKAPVEAFREVINQSNTRPDEQLELAADFCGLFLSTPKTGALPYASMYVGTSGLLNDKPAQDMNVLMNDYAIAQRKEFNEPADHLAVELDFMGNLIIMANQQETEEKREELMQAQLSFVNTMLLNWLPLFVKECQNRDQFGFYAAAANLLLAFCKLDAAFLAGE; encoded by the coding sequence ATGCAAGAATTTATTGCTTTCAACGAACAACGTGCAGAGATCTACTGGTGGATGTCATCACTTTTCGCTCGCGAACTCACTGATGCAGATCTGCATGAATACCACGGTGGTGAAATGTACACATTCCTTTCAGGCTTAGGCATGACCGAGGAATTAAAAGCACCCGTTGAAGCTTTTCGCGAAGTAATTAATCAATCGAACACACGTCCTGATGAGCAACTTGAACTGGCGGCAGATTTCTGTGGTTTATTCCTAAGCACACCGAAAACAGGCGCGCTGCCTTACGCATCTATGTATGTAGGTACATCTGGTTTACTTAACGATAAGCCAGCACAAGATATGAATGTGCTAATGAATGATTACGCGATTGCACAGCGTAAAGAATTCAATGAGCCAGCCGATCACCTTGCTGTTGAATTGGATTTCATGGGTAACCTTATCATCATGGCTAACCAGCAAGAGACTGAAGAAAAGCGTGAAGAGCTAATGCAAGCACAGCTTTCTTTTGTTAACACTATGCTGCTTAACTGGTTACCACTGTTTGTGAAAGAGTGTCAAAACCGAGATCAATTTGGCTTCTATGCTGCAGCGGCTAATTTATTATTGGCGTTCTGTAAACTTGATGCTGCTTTCCTTGCTGGTGAATAA
- a CDS encoding nickel-dependent hydrogenase large subunit: MSKRVVIDPITRIEGHLRIEVELDANNVIEKAYASSTLFRGLEIIMKGRTPYDVGLLMQRICGVCTSSHYLCGTLAVENAINAQVPINAKYIRSLILTSLEMHDHIVHFYLLHGLDWVDVVSALSADPAKAAQEAMKWSKTPMAAGEGELRAVQEKVQGLVNTGKLGPFANAYWGNKTYAFTPEQNLIGLSHYLKALEVQRIGAEMMAIWGGKNPHPQSIVVGGVTCVRDMLDPARLQEFKQKFVHVAEFIERAYQADILMAAAAFGKEPSVLGGCNISTFMCSESIQLNEEEQLFTGGVIRNKDLTKAENVDLSLIAEDVTHSWYNADKPQHPFDGTTIPEHTPFIERDTIEGKRPTINEAGKYSWVKSPRYNGEPVEVGPLATIAVNYAKGNPYVVPVVNEFLKTTGLPAGALFTTLGRTAARMLHTLIIARNGLTTFESMVANLNSDQTTYIEPTIDPKKEYKGVGVIEAPRGLLSHWLRIKDGLVENYQAVVPTTWNASPIDGNGKIAPYEASLVGLKLEDPTKPLEVLRVIHSFDPCMACSVHVMDYKGQSLSEFRIPAQAV; this comes from the coding sequence ATGAGCAAGCGTGTCGTAATCGATCCCATTACTCGTATCGAAGGCCACTTACGCATCGAAGTTGAACTTGATGCTAACAATGTTATTGAAAAAGCTTATGCCTCTTCTACCCTGTTCCGTGGTTTAGAGATCATCATGAAAGGCCGTACACCTTATGATGTAGGCCTATTAATGCAGCGTATTTGTGGTGTATGTACATCATCACACTACCTATGTGGCACATTAGCGGTTGAAAATGCCATTAATGCTCAAGTGCCTATCAACGCGAAATACATTCGTAGCTTGATTTTAACGTCACTTGAAATGCACGACCACATTGTTCATTTCTACCTACTACATGGCCTTGACTGGGTGGATGTGGTTTCTGCATTAAGTGCCGATCCTGCAAAAGCGGCACAAGAAGCAATGAAGTGGTCGAAAACACCAATGGCAGCGGGTGAAGGTGAACTACGCGCAGTACAAGAAAAAGTACAAGGCTTAGTAAACACAGGTAAGTTAGGTCCATTTGCTAACGCATACTGGGGCAACAAAACATATGCATTCACACCAGAGCAAAATCTAATTGGTTTATCTCACTACCTTAAAGCACTTGAAGTTCAACGTATTGGCGCTGAAATGATGGCAATTTGGGGTGGCAAAAACCCGCACCCACAATCTATTGTTGTTGGTGGTGTAACTTGTGTTCGTGACATGTTAGATCCTGCTCGCCTACAAGAGTTTAAACAAAAGTTTGTTCATGTAGCTGAATTTATTGAACGTGCCTACCAAGCGGACATTCTGATGGCGGCAGCGGCATTTGGCAAAGAGCCAAGTGTATTAGGCGGCTGTAACATTAGCACCTTCATGTGTAGTGAATCTATTCAGCTAAACGAAGAAGAACAACTATTTACTGGCGGTGTTATTCGTAATAAAGATCTAACCAAAGCAGAAAATGTTGATCTTAGCCTTATTGCTGAAGATGTGACCCACTCATGGTACAACGCTGATAAACCACAGCACCCATTTGATGGCACAACAATTCCTGAGCACACTCCGTTTATTGAACGTGACACCATAGAAGGTAAACGTCCAACGATTAACGAAGCGGGTAAATACTCTTGGGTTAAATCACCACGTTACAATGGCGAGCCTGTTGAAGTAGGTCCACTAGCCACTATTGCAGTGAACTACGCAAAAGGTAATCCATACGTTGTACCAGTTGTTAACGAGTTCTTAAAAACAACAGGCCTTCCAGCAGGTGCCCTATTTACTACATTAGGTCGTACAGCTGCACGTATGCTTCATACCTTAATCATTGCACGTAATGGTTTAACTACCTTTGAATCTATGGTCGCAAACCTAAATTCAGATCAAACTACGTACATTGAGCCAACCATTGATCCTAAAAAAGAATACAAAGGTGTAGGTGTGATTGAAGCGCCTCGTGGTTTATTAAGTCACTGGCTACGTATTAAAGACGGTTTAGTTGAAAACTATCAAGCAGTTGTTCCTACCACATGGAACGCAAGCCCAATTGATGGCAACGGCAAAATTGCACCTTATGAAGCTTCTTTAGTCGGCTTAAAGTTAGAAGATCCAACTAAGCCTCTTGAAGTTCTTCGTGTGATCCACTCATTTGACCCATGTATGGCGTGTTCAGTACACGTGATGGATTACAAAGGCCAATCTTTGAGTGAATTCCGTATTCCAGCACAAGCAGTGTAA
- the cybH gene encoding Ni/Fe-hydrogenase, b-type cytochrome subunit: MSTDTVLYKRSYVFSFIIRLCHWLRAFAIFGLVVTGFYIAWPFLVAPDSTNVLEQGWVRFVHEVLGFLLVAVTLIRAYLFFFSRSNIERRSVKDAVSPNSWIKQIKAYFWVGQPPHHGAYGPLQLVVYAGISIAAIFMCVTGLTLYANVYHLGMGGLFWQPAEWVTYAMGGLANVREWHHIVTWAFIVFVLIHVYMVIWTGIRFRNGSADAIMSGFDYHPVHVEDKNKGNDPVQHQTHQTNTDHKGH, encoded by the coding sequence ATGTCAACAGATACAGTGTTGTACAAACGATCCTATGTTTTCTCTTTTATTATACGTCTATGTCACTGGCTCCGTGCTTTTGCCATATTTGGTTTAGTGGTCACAGGCTTTTATATTGCTTGGCCATTCTTAGTTGCACCAGATAGCACCAACGTATTGGAGCAAGGCTGGGTACGTTTTGTCCATGAAGTACTGGGATTTCTCCTTGTTGCTGTGACGTTAATTCGCGCTTATTTGTTCTTCTTTAGCCGCAGTAATATCGAAAGACGTTCAGTAAAAGATGCAGTAAGTCCGAATAGCTGGATAAAACAAATTAAAGCCTATTTTTGGGTTGGGCAACCACCCCATCATGGTGCTTACGGCCCGTTACAGTTAGTGGTTTATGCAGGTATTTCTATCGCCGCTATTTTCATGTGTGTGACTGGCTTAACCCTATATGCCAACGTATACCACCTTGGTATGGGAGGCCTATTTTGGCAGCCTGCAGAGTGGGTAACCTACGCAATGGGCGGATTAGCTAACGTCCGTGAATGGCACCACATTGTAACTTGGGCATTCATCGTGTTTGTCTTAATTCACGTTTACATGGTGATTTGGACAGGTATTCGATTCCGCAATGGCTCAGCTGACGCCATTATGTCGGGTTTCGATTACCACCCAGTGCACGTTGAAGATAAGAACAAGGGTAACGACCCTGTTCAGCATCAAACTCACCAAACAAACACTGACCATAAAGGCCACTAG